Part of the Paludisphaera borealis genome, GCCTTGAGCATCGCGTCGGTCGCCTCGATGACGCCGACCAGCCCCTTGGTCTCGATCAAGCCCAGTGCTTCGCCGTTCACGTTGCTGCTCCCGATGTTCGTTCGCGTCGCGGGTTTTTGTGCGGTCGCCATGGCGTCAAGCCCCCCCGTTCGAGCCGGCCTTGCCAGCGGCGGCCTGGGCCTTGTTGAACGACAGGATGCCGCCGAGGTCTTCATGCGGGCGGGGGATCACCTGGACGCTGACGACCTCGCCGATCCGGCTGGCTGCCGCCGCGCCGGCGTCGACCGCCGCCTTCACCGCCGCCACGTCGCCGGCCACGAAGGCCGTGACCAGGCCGCTGCCGACCTTGTCCCAGCCGACCAGCTCGACGTTGGCCGCCTTGAGCATGGCGTCGCTCGCCTCGACCAGCGCCACGAATCCCTTGGTCTCGATCATTCCGAGCGCTTCGATAGATGCTGAGGCCACTTGGGCCCTCCTTCCACGGGTTGAGTCGATCTGCTACCGCGTTCCGTCAACGATTCGTCAGGAGTCGATCCGTCGTCGAGAAGCTCACGCCTTGGTCAAGATCACGTTGCTGGCGTGCGACAGGTCGCACGCGTTGGCTTCGTCGGTGTCGATGTGCACCTCCAGCTTCCAGTCCGGATGGGTCCGGACGAGCAGGCCCTCCAGGGTGCTGGGGCAGGTGCTTTCCACCCTCATGTTCATCCGGTCCAGGTGCTTCACGCCGTAGTACTCGGCGTCCTCGGGTCCCATGTGGACGTGCCGCTCGGCCCGGATCACGCCGTTGGGCATCGCCAGCGACCCCTTGGGGCCGATCAGGAGGCAGCCGGGAGTTCCCTCGATGTCGCCCGAGAGCCGGACCGGCACGTCGATGCCCAGGCTGATGGCGTCGGTGAACGCCAGCTCGACCTGGCTGAACTTGCGGCAAGGGCCGAGGATGCGCACGCCGGGGATCATCCGCTGCCGAGGGCCGACCACCGCGACCGTCTCGTTGGCCGCGAAGTCGGTGTCCTGATAGAGCCGCTTCATCGCCGTGAGCTGGTAGCCCTGGCCGAACAGGACGTCGACGTCGGCCTGCGTCAGATGGCAGTGACGCGCCGAGATGTTGACGACCACCTTGGGCGGAACCGTCGCCGTCGCGTGGCCGTTGGTCGGCAACGCGCCGTTCAGATGCTTCAGGATGATCGAGCGGACCAGGTTTTCGACCTGGTCGCGGGTCGCCGTTGCACTCATACCTCGGTCCTCACACTCTGATTGCGAGTCGATTCGTGGGGGACGACCCCGTTCGAGCCGTGTTGTTCATCCGCCGGCGCGGTGTGGACGACGACTCCGGCCGCTTCGAGCGTCGTCCGGTACGCATCGGGCATCCGGGAATCGCTGACCAGCCGGGCGACCTCTTCGAGGCCGCACAGCCGCGAGAGGGCCAGCCGGCCGAACTTGGTCGAGTCGGCCACGATGACGACCTCTTGCCCGCAGGCCATCATCTGCCGCTCGGTCTCGACCAGAAGGAGATTCGAGTTGTAGATCCCGTCGGCCATGATCCCGCCGGCCCCCAGGATCGCCTTGCGGACCCGGATGCCCTGCATCATGGCGATCGCCAGCGGCCCGAGCGCCACGCCCGTCCGGGGATAGACGTAGCCGCCGATCAGGATCAGGTCGGTCTGCTGGCTCGACGCCACGAGCTGGGCGATCGGCAGGCTGTTGGTGACGACCTGGATCCGCCGCCCGATCAACGCCCGGGCGACCTCAAGGGTCGTGGTGCCGCCGTCGAGCAAGACCGTGTCGCCGTCTTCGAGCAGGGCCGCCGTCGCCTGGCCGATCGCACGCTTCTCGGCCGCCGCCGTCTGCGTCCGCTCGTCGAAGGCCGGCATGGCGCGGACCTCGCCCGAGTAAACCGCGCCGCCGTGCGTCCGCTTCACCGAACCCGCCAGGTCCAGCGATTCCAGATCGCGGCGGACCGTGCTCTCCGACACCCCGAGCGACTTCACGAGCTCTTCGAGCGTCGCAAAGCCCTGGCGGGAGATCAGTTCGAGCAGTTGTCGCCGGCGGGTCTCAGGCAGCATGAACGCCCTGTTCTGGAAGAATTCTCGCACGACATCCGTCAATAGTGTCTATCGTGGTCAATAGAATGTCAAGAACTTTCAGAAATCGTGAAAGGTTCTGAGTGAATCTTCTCGGTTTCTTGCTCGCTTCTTCACGGGGGTTGGCGACTGCTACAATGGGGAGACGCTGTTTCGACTGCTGGACTGGAGGCTTTTGATGCCGGAACTCCCCGAGGTGGAAACGATGGTGCGCGGGCTCCGCCCCGCGCTGGTCGGTCGAACCGTCCCGCGGATCGAGCTTCACGACCCTTTCCTGCTTCAAGGATGCACGGCGGAGGAGTTTTCGCGGCGGGGTAGGGACATCAAGGTTGCGGAGGTGTCGCGCCGGGGAAAATGGGTCGTGATCGGACTCGTCGGTCATGAGGGGTTGATCGTCATTCAGCCCCGGATGACTGGAGGGTTTTGGCTCGTCGAGCCGCCCCGACCCGAACACATCCGCCTGACGTTCCGACTGGCGGAACCCGACGCGTCGGTCTGGTTCTGCGACGCGCGGAGGCTGGGGAAGATCATCTGGTTCGACGACCGCGCGCAGGCCGAGGCGGCCTTCGCC contains:
- a CDS encoding BMC domain-containing protein is translated as MASASIEALGMIETKGFVALVEASDAMLKAANVELVGWDKVGSGLVTAFVAGDVAAVKAAVDAGAAAASRIGEVVSVQVIPRPHEDLGGILSFNKAQAAAGKAGSNGGA
- the pduL gene encoding phosphate propanoyltransferase is translated as MSATATRDQVENLVRSIILKHLNGALPTNGHATATVPPKVVVNISARHCHLTQADVDVLFGQGYQLTAMKRLYQDTDFAANETVAVVGPRQRMIPGVRILGPCRKFSQVELAFTDAISLGIDVPVRLSGDIEGTPGCLLIGPKGSLAMPNGVIRAERHVHMGPEDAEYYGVKHLDRMNMRVESTCPSTLEGLLVRTHPDWKLEVHIDTDEANACDLSHASNVILTKA
- a CDS encoding DeoR/GlpR family DNA-binding transcription regulator, producing MLPETRRRQLLELISRQGFATLEELVKSLGVSESTVRRDLESLDLAGSVKRTHGGAVYSGEVRAMPAFDERTQTAAAEKRAIGQATAALLEDGDTVLLDGGTTTLEVARALIGRRIQVVTNSLPIAQLVASSQQTDLILIGGYVYPRTGVALGPLAIAMMQGIRVRKAILGAGGIMADGIYNSNLLLVETERQMMACGQEVVIVADSTKFGRLALSRLCGLEEVARLVSDSRMPDAYRTTLEAAGVVVHTAPADEQHGSNGVVPHESTRNQSVRTEV